A region of Paenibacillus sp. JNUCC-31 DNA encodes the following proteins:
- a CDS encoding peptidase domain-containing ABC transporter: MPRLRVPFIEQMEDSECGIACVAMIMACYGCRVSLHEIRERFGVVRGGSSLLQLITISSGYSMKSKAYRADVDELRKLPLPAIAHWENKHFVVIEKVGKHKVTIVDPSFGRRTLSLVEMRERYSGHILCLAPDNGFEQRKGRNNWGFFIKLAFKQPKWLIGILCVSLILQSFGLIAPKLTAYITDSLLMDMARDQISLIGFALLSLFVFYEAFCMLRGWSVARLQSVMDLSMMQTFIGRLLRLPYSFFESRTGGELMFRTNANVYIRQILSNRMVTVVIDFILLISYAVLMLVESSSLALLVISVGIGIFLVLILTTLVTRKFSSREITEQSRTQSFLAECIYGITDIKLAGAEDRIFNSWRGLFTGQLAVTQKRNVWVSLLESFSTGIQFILPLLLLWAGSHAVWSGQMTLGSLLGFNALAMAFMIPIVSLGSAYTQLLTVSSYLQRIYDVIEAKPEQEENGEVVERLSGQIELDHVSYRYTPFSAEAVQQLNFQIEPGQKIAIVGPSGSGKTTLAKLLLGFYMPTEGEVRYDGRSLKNMDLQSLRKHVGSILQDTRLFQRTVEENIRMLNDSITLEQVVQAAIKANIHEEILKLPLGYSTMVSESGANLSGGQRQRLLLARAIVTEPHILLLDEATSALDNLSQARIEEALSQMNCTRIVIAHRLSTVIDADRIVVMDRGCIVESGSHMQLISQKGLYYQLYMNKGEKEHELAV; this comes from the coding sequence ATGCCTAGATTAAGGGTCCCTTTTATTGAGCAGATGGAGGATTCAGAATGCGGAATTGCCTGTGTCGCAATGATTATGGCATGTTACGGTTGCCGTGTTTCGTTACACGAGATCAGGGAACGCTTCGGCGTTGTTCGTGGTGGGAGTTCACTTCTGCAACTGATCACGATTTCTTCCGGCTATTCCATGAAGAGTAAAGCATATCGAGCTGACGTGGACGAGCTACGCAAACTGCCACTCCCCGCAATTGCCCATTGGGAAAATAAGCATTTTGTCGTAATCGAAAAAGTAGGCAAACACAAGGTCACGATTGTAGATCCTTCATTTGGACGCAGGACGCTCTCTTTGGTAGAAATGCGTGAAAGGTATAGTGGACATATACTTTGTTTAGCACCAGATAATGGGTTTGAGCAGCGAAAAGGGAGAAATAACTGGGGATTTTTCATCAAGCTTGCATTTAAACAACCGAAATGGTTAATCGGAATTCTGTGTGTGTCTCTTATTCTGCAAAGTTTTGGTCTGATTGCACCTAAGTTGACTGCCTATATTACAGACAGTCTTTTAATGGATATGGCTCGAGATCAGATTTCCTTGATCGGATTTGCTCTTCTTTCGCTGTTTGTGTTCTACGAAGCTTTTTGTATGTTGAGAGGTTGGTCAGTAGCCAGGCTTCAGAGTGTAATGGATCTGAGTATGATGCAGACTTTCATTGGACGCTTGTTACGACTTCCTTATTCTTTTTTTGAATCCCGCACAGGCGGCGAATTGATGTTTCGAACTAATGCGAACGTATACATACGGCAGATTCTGTCGAATCGCATGGTGACGGTCGTAATCGACTTCATTTTGCTGATATCTTATGCTGTGCTGATGCTGGTGGAATCGAGTTCACTCGCATTATTGGTCATCAGTGTGGGAATTGGAATATTCTTGGTATTGATCTTGACGACACTAGTGACCAGGAAGTTCTCCAGTCGCGAAATCACCGAGCAAAGTCGGACACAAAGTTTTCTCGCTGAATGTATCTACGGGATCACGGATATCAAGCTTGCAGGTGCAGAAGATCGGATTTTCAATTCATGGCGCGGGTTGTTTACGGGGCAATTAGCGGTAACACAAAAGCGCAATGTTTGGGTCTCATTGCTTGAGTCCTTTTCGACTGGAATTCAGTTCATTCTGCCGTTGCTGCTGCTGTGGGCTGGAAGCCATGCTGTGTGGAGTGGACAGATGACACTTGGCAGTCTACTGGGATTTAACGCACTTGCGATGGCTTTCATGATCCCCATCGTCTCACTGGGCTCAGCTTATACACAGTTGCTTACGGTCAGTTCTTATTTGCAGCGCATTTACGATGTAATTGAAGCGAAGCCTGAGCAAGAAGAAAATGGCGAAGTCGTAGAACGATTGAGTGGCCAGATCGAATTGGATCATGTCTCTTACCGATACACCCCTTTTTCAGCTGAAGCAGTGCAACAACTGAATTTTCAGATCGAACCTGGTCAGAAAATTGCAATCGTTGGTCCTTCCGGTTCAGGCAAAACAACACTGGCCAAACTATTGCTTGGCTTCTATATGCCCACCGAAGGCGAGGTCCGTTATGACGGGCGTTCGTTAAAAAACATGGATTTGCAGTCGCTACGAAAACATGTGGGTTCGATTTTGCAGGACACACGACTGTTCCAACGAACTGTGGAAGAAAACATACGTATGCTGAACGACTCCATAACATTGGAACAGGTCGTACAGGCCGCTATCAAGGCGAATATCCATGAGGAAATTCTCAAGCTCCCGCTTGGTTATTCGACGATGGTGTCTGAAAGTGGTGCGAACCTATCGGGTGGACAGAGACAGCGGTTACTTCTGGCTAGAGCTATTGTAACTGAGCCTCATATTCTGCTGCTGGATGAAGCGACTAGTGCACTCGATAATTTATCCCAAGCCAGAATTGAAGAAGCTTTGTCGCAGATGAACTGTACACGGATCGTTATTGCTCATCGTTTGAGTACAGTGATTGATGCCGACAGAATCGTTGTAATGGACAGAGGATGTATCGTGGAAAGTGGTAGTCATATGCAGCTAATCAGTCAGAAAGGGTTATATTACCAACTTTATATGAATAAGGGGGAAAAAGAGCATGAACTGGCAGTCTAA
- a CDS encoding mersacidin family lantibiotic, which yields MKREDVLNALESANPAGEALVELSHAELSRVFGGGDVQPETTPVCAVAATVAASSATCAAVGGGIAVGVTIVLTIKSC from the coding sequence ATGAAAAGAGAAGACGTCCTGAACGCCTTAGAAAGTGCCAATCCGGCAGGAGAAGCATTAGTTGAACTGAGTCATGCTGAACTGTCTCGTGTGTTTGGCGGCGGCGATGTACAACCAGAGACAACTCCTGTATGTGCGGTCGCTGCAACCGTTGCTGCATCTTCAGCAACTTGCGCAGCTGTAGGTGGCGGGATCGCGGTAGGTGTTACAATCGTTCTAACAATCAAAAGCTGTTAA
- a CDS encoding L-lactate dehydrogenase, whose protein sequence is MLGKSGKVAVIGAGLVGSSCAYSMINQSICREIMMVDRTYDRAVAQALDFSHCMDFTHNRTKVYAGTYADCGSMDVIVMTAGANPKPGQTRLDILEEAESIAKDIVVPIMNSGFRGIFVVAANPVDIVTYMVWKLSGLPRERVIGTGTSIDSSRLKTLLSEVFSIDPRSVHGYALGEHGESQFVAWSHVTIGGKPIMHIMEQHKERFKHLDLEDIARKTKDAGWEIFTRKGSTQFGIGNALAHITRSILNDEHKIIAVSAILDGEYGQSNVCAGVPAIIGGNGIQEIIELNLDTAEREKFDRSCEVLSGNINRLTLV, encoded by the coding sequence GTGTTAGGCAAATCAGGTAAAGTAGCGGTGATCGGGGCAGGTCTTGTCGGTTCAAGTTGTGCGTATTCCATGATTAATCAATCCATATGCAGAGAAATTATGATGGTTGACCGGACGTATGACCGTGCCGTTGCTCAGGCACTGGATTTTTCCCATTGCATGGATTTTACACATAACCGAACGAAAGTATATGCTGGCACATATGCGGATTGTGGCAGCATGGATGTCATTGTAATGACTGCCGGAGCAAATCCGAAGCCAGGACAGACTCGTCTTGATATTTTGGAGGAAGCCGAGTCCATTGCCAAAGATATTGTCGTTCCCATCATGAATAGCGGATTTCGGGGGATCTTTGTCGTCGCGGCCAATCCGGTTGACATAGTAACTTATATGGTATGGAAGCTGTCCGGACTTCCACGTGAACGCGTTATCGGTACGGGTACATCCATTGATTCTTCACGTCTCAAAACGCTGCTGTCTGAGGTATTCTCCATTGATCCACGCAGTGTGCATGGATACGCGCTCGGAGAGCACGGAGAATCCCAATTCGTGGCATGGTCGCATGTGACCATCGGTGGCAAACCGATCATGCATATTATGGAGCAGCACAAAGAACGTTTTAAACATCTGGATCTGGAGGATATCGCTCGCAAGACGAAAGATGCCGGGTGGGAAATCTTCACACGTAAAGGTTCCACTCAATTCGGAATTGGTAATGCACTCGCACATATTACCCGTTCAATTCTTAATGATGAGCATAAAATCATTGCCGTCTCTGCGATTCTGGATGGAGAGTATGGACAGAGCAACGTCTGTGCCGGTGTACCAGCCATTATCGGCGGGAATGGAATTCAGGAGATCATCGAATTGAATCTGGATACGGCTGAACGTGAGAAATTCGATCGTTCCTGTGAAGTACTGTCAGGCAACATTAATCGCCTAACCTTGGTATGA
- a CDS encoding LuxR C-terminal-related transcriptional regulator, with protein MAMHLSEKEKEVAILVARGMKDIEIAQSLFISRRRVGEIIFSIKVKWEIISRVQIGILACHLGWVCPPVDALYEEGRQHKRGLTYA; from the coding sequence ATGGCTATGCATCTAAGTGAGAAAGAAAAGGAAGTTGCGATTTTGGTTGCACGGGGTATGAAGGACATAGAAATTGCACAGAGCCTATTTATCAGCCGTAGACGTGTAGGTGAGATTATCTTCTCCATTAAAGTCAAATGGGAGATTATCTCCCGGGTACAGATCGGCATCCTTGCTTGCCATCTTGGATGGGTCTGCCCACCTGTAGATGCTCTCTATGAGGAGGGGCGACAACACAAGCGGGGGCTGACTTATGCCTAG
- the map gene encoding type I methionyl aminopeptidase produces the protein MITLKTKEQIEYMKKAGEILAACHREIAGMIRPGITTQEIDQFAEAFMKKNGATPEQKGYNGYQYATCASVNDVICHGFPGKYALKDGDIVTIDMVVNLNGWLADSAWSYAVGQVTPEAQHLLDVTKTSLYKGIELAVVGNRIGDISNAIQTYAEGEGLSVVREFIGHGIGEKMHEEPQVPHYGPPHRGPRLKEGMVITIEPMLNIGTYRSKLDSDGWTARTQDGSLSAQYEHTIAITADGPVILTAQ, from the coding sequence ATGATTACGTTGAAGACCAAAGAACAGATCGAATATATGAAAAAGGCTGGAGAGATTCTTGCTGCATGCCATAGAGAAATCGCAGGAATGATTCGCCCGGGGATCACGACACAAGAGATCGATCAGTTTGCAGAGGCGTTTATGAAGAAAAATGGCGCCACGCCGGAGCAAAAAGGATATAACGGGTACCAGTATGCGACATGTGCGTCGGTTAATGATGTAATCTGTCATGGATTTCCGGGGAAATATGCGCTGAAGGATGGCGATATCGTTACGATTGATATGGTTGTGAATCTGAACGGCTGGTTGGCCGATTCTGCATGGTCTTATGCCGTGGGTCAAGTCACTCCTGAAGCGCAGCACCTGCTGGATGTTACCAAAACATCCCTTTACAAAGGGATTGAACTGGCAGTGGTTGGCAACCGGATCGGAGACATTTCCAATGCGATTCAAACGTATGCGGAAGGCGAAGGCCTGTCGGTAGTGCGTGAATTTATTGGTCACGGAATTGGTGAGAAGATGCATGAGGAACCTCAAGTACCTCACTACGGCCCACCACATCGTGGTCCGCGTCTTAAGGAAGGCATGGTTATTACGATTGAGCCTATGTTGAACATTGGTACGTATCGCAGCAAGCTGGACTCGGATGGTTGGACGGCACGTACCCAGGATGGGAGTCTGTCTGCCCAATACGAGCATACCATTGCCATTACTGCGGATGGCCCTGTGATTCTGACTGCTCAATAA
- a CDS encoding type 2 lanthipeptide synthetase LanM family protein, whose amino-acid sequence MMSTLTTQSHDSKYSALNVSALFFEERKDFLDTLDQSENQAEARKTAIDHWRNEALLLDDNQYQARLNALGLSEEEFGNLLLLSLNTKALSTNNSLAKEQVRIGLKEWEEALLLNRSIPLQSGAPTKLISAFRPFLLWAARQWDTFVDECTEVRLIADVDRLREKLLQDLAECLLQFGARTFVLELHVAKQMGELYGDTPEERFRSFVERKLWDTAQIEFLYNEYPMLARMLMIRTIFIVNATLEAMERFTADRPTLILTLGLPQDCGRLQSFVAGMGDAHQKGRSVIRMQLEDGTELVYKPKPLGASKHFSDFLGWMNSQGFHPEFKPMRVLDQENYGWEEFIVQRGCTNSNEVERYYTRLGGLLAILYSMRGTDFHMENVIASGEHPIPIDLETVFHNTPTLHFPDTADVEAKKKIVDSVIGTGLLPLLLYQNEEGFGVEMSGIGGGEQVLPFPVLQVENDETDEMRFVRKAKSTKGSENIPMLNNIPTHAAKYVDHIVEGFRQACSIFRRNRMLLLDKNNGPLAPFANDTVRIILRATQFYANFLMESGHPNYTRDAFKRELLMDRLWYTVLDPRAIASERQDLLYGDIPYFTTTPSSLDLFDSRGQRIPGFFASSSYDLALKRLLSLDDEEDRQVDWIISSILGSADWRTTEKEYCNKDKILVNLEETDASDDQLGESIDQNYNFLEQASEIGDYLLREAIFSLGRHDATWVGVGMNYRGQWNVAAMKGGLYDGAAGPSLFLAQLGRLTGQHKYSDLAQRSMRTSIASLPYNTSFGSAFYGQASVLYSMLQLSNLGLSEKNWSEKTALILNHLRMGVPFDNCYDVLGGGAGIIPVLLDLYHEQGVEEALDTAILYGDRLLEYAIPVGDGLGWPSPLKSKQPLGGFAHGSAGIAWSLNRLARITGDSRYLEAAEAALRYDRSLYDSAKKNWTDLRKLEAPEAHSSKFWCHGSTGIGLSRLLLLQDSESFGGRTEMLDEIETAIHSSLNGGIGASHCLCHGDMGIQEFLLQSGLILGRQEDLKKARLLAQHVIHEKKLTGHWQTGVPRAIATPGFFLGYSGIGYQLLRTVDPTGVPSVLSLARPALS is encoded by the coding sequence ATGATGTCTACTCTAACGACTCAATCGCACGATTCCAAATATAGTGCTCTGAATGTATCAGCTCTCTTTTTTGAAGAGCGGAAAGACTTTTTGGACACATTGGACCAGTCTGAGAATCAAGCAGAAGCACGTAAAACAGCAATAGACCATTGGAGGAATGAGGCTCTACTGCTAGATGATAACCAATATCAGGCTCGCCTGAATGCATTGGGCTTGAGTGAAGAAGAGTTTGGTAATCTGCTTCTGCTTTCGTTGAATACCAAAGCACTGAGCACAAATAATTCGTTAGCTAAAGAGCAAGTACGAATCGGACTTAAAGAATGGGAAGAGGCGCTGCTTCTGAATCGCTCCATCCCTCTACAAAGTGGAGCTCCGACCAAGCTGATTTCCGCATTCCGTCCTTTCCTGCTCTGGGCAGCTCGACAATGGGATACCTTTGTGGACGAATGCACAGAAGTACGCTTGATTGCAGATGTGGATCGTTTAAGAGAAAAGCTTCTTCAAGATCTAGCGGAGTGTCTATTACAGTTTGGGGCGCGAACGTTCGTCCTGGAACTTCATGTAGCCAAGCAGATGGGTGAGCTATACGGGGATACCCCTGAAGAACGATTTCGTAGTTTCGTAGAAAGAAAGTTGTGGGATACAGCTCAGATCGAATTTTTGTACAATGAGTATCCTATGCTCGCCCGTATGTTGATGATCCGAACGATATTTATCGTCAACGCAACATTGGAAGCGATGGAGCGTTTTACCGCAGACCGCCCCACATTGATCCTGACACTTGGGCTGCCCCAAGATTGCGGTCGCTTGCAATCGTTTGTAGCCGGTATGGGCGATGCACACCAGAAGGGTCGTTCCGTCATTCGCATGCAATTGGAAGATGGTACCGAACTAGTATATAAGCCAAAACCACTCGGAGCCTCGAAACATTTCAGTGATTTTCTTGGTTGGATGAACAGTCAAGGATTCCATCCCGAATTCAAACCGATGCGGGTGCTAGATCAGGAAAACTACGGATGGGAAGAGTTTATCGTGCAGAGGGGCTGTACGAATTCAAACGAGGTAGAACGCTATTACACTCGGCTTGGTGGCTTGCTCGCCATACTATACAGTATGCGCGGCACTGATTTTCACATGGAGAACGTGATTGCATCCGGCGAACACCCGATCCCAATCGACTTGGAAACGGTGTTTCACAATACACCTACACTTCATTTCCCGGATACAGCCGATGTGGAAGCCAAGAAAAAAATCGTCGATTCGGTTATCGGCACGGGGCTACTCCCACTACTACTGTATCAGAACGAGGAAGGATTCGGAGTCGAAATGAGCGGTATAGGTGGTGGTGAGCAAGTACTTCCATTCCCGGTACTTCAAGTCGAAAACGACGAAACTGACGAGATGCGTTTCGTACGCAAGGCCAAGTCTACCAAGGGATCAGAAAACATCCCTATGCTAAATAATATTCCAACACATGCAGCCAAGTATGTGGATCATATTGTGGAAGGTTTCCGACAAGCATGTTCAATTTTTCGTCGCAATCGGATGCTGCTACTTGACAAGAATAATGGTCCACTCGCACCTTTCGCAAACGACACCGTGAGAATTATTTTGAGAGCTACACAATTCTATGCCAACTTTTTGATGGAATCGGGACATCCGAATTATACACGCGATGCTTTTAAACGCGAACTCTTAATGGACCGTCTCTGGTATACAGTACTCGATCCACGTGCTATTGCTTCGGAACGACAGGATCTGCTATATGGCGACATTCCCTACTTCACTACGACCCCTTCTTCACTTGATCTGTTCGATAGCCGAGGCCAACGTATTCCTGGATTCTTTGCCTCTTCTAGCTATGATCTAGCTTTAAAGCGTCTACTTTCCTTAGACGACGAAGAAGATCGACAGGTGGACTGGATCATATCCTCCATTCTTGGCTCAGCTGACTGGCGTACAACAGAAAAGGAATACTGCAACAAGGATAAAATCTTGGTAAATCTTGAAGAAACGGACGCATCCGACGACCAGCTAGGAGAATCCATTGATCAGAATTATAATTTTCTGGAACAGGCTTCGGAAATAGGCGACTACCTGCTTCGGGAAGCAATCTTTAGCCTTGGAAGACATGACGCCACATGGGTTGGAGTCGGTATGAACTATAGGGGGCAATGGAACGTAGCAGCGATGAAAGGTGGTCTATATGACGGAGCTGCGGGGCCATCTCTTTTTCTAGCGCAGCTAGGACGTCTCACAGGCCAACATAAATACAGTGACCTCGCTCAACGTTCTATGCGAACATCCATTGCATCACTGCCCTATAACACTAGCTTCGGATCGGCGTTCTATGGACAAGCTTCCGTGCTTTACAGCATGCTACAATTGTCCAATTTAGGTTTGAGTGAAAAAAACTGGAGCGAAAAAACAGCGCTGATCCTGAATCATCTACGCATGGGTGTGCCATTCGACAACTGCTATGACGTGCTGGGTGGGGGTGCAGGTATCATACCGGTGCTATTAGATCTCTACCATGAGCAAGGAGTAGAAGAAGCACTGGACACGGCCATCCTCTATGGTGACCGACTGCTGGAATATGCGATACCTGTAGGAGACGGGCTCGGCTGGCCTTCTCCCTTGAAAAGTAAACAACCCTTGGGAGGCTTCGCACATGGCTCGGCTGGCATAGCTTGGTCGCTTAATCGACTCGCCAGAATTACTGGCGATTCACGTTATCTGGAAGCAGCCGAAGCTGCACTGAGGTATGACCGCTCGCTATACGATTCGGCGAAAAAAAACTGGACGGATCTGCGAAAATTGGAGGCTCCAGAAGCCCACTCGTCTAAGTTCTGGTGCCATGGTTCCACAGGAATCGGGCTGAGTCGTTTACTCCTGCTTCAAGATAGTGAGTCCTTTGGCGGCCGCACTGAGATGCTGGACGAAATCGAAACTGCCATCCACTCATCGCTGAATGGAGGCATCGGAGCAAGCCACTGTCTATGTCACGGTGATATGGGCATTCAGGAGTTTCTACTCCAATCCGGGCTGATCCTAGGACGTCAAGAAGACTTGAAAAAAGCCCGACTACTTGCTCAGCATGTGATCCATGAGAAAAAATTGACTGGTCATTGGCAGACTGGCGTGCCCCGTGCAATAGCCACGCCGGGATTTTTCCTTGGCTATTCAGGGATAGGATACCAGCTTCTACGGACTGTCGATCCGACAGGCGTGCCTTCAGTCTTATCGCTAGCACGGCCTGCACTCTCTTAA
- a CDS encoding NADP-dependent oxidoreductase, whose translation MSENKQIVLASRPEGAPSKENFQFINAPLPEPEAGQVLVRTLYLSVDPYMRGRMKDTKSYAPPYALNEVIKGGTIGQVVESSEPNLRKGDLVSGMWGWQQYAAVNTADITLIDTEEAPLTAYLGVLGLTGLTAYFGMDDIGKPKDGETVVVSGAAGAVGMIAGQIGKIVGARVVGIAGSDEKCTYLKEKLGFDVVLNYKHEQDMSAAIERACPNGVDVYFDNVGGDISDAVLRHINRNARIPLCGQISSYNLEKPDIGLRPQTLLLTNTALMKGFLLGDYAKSFKEGRAKLAKWMKEGHIQYEENIVDGFERTPEAFMGLFSGDNLGKQLVKVADPE comes from the coding sequence GTGTCTGAAAATAAACAGATCGTACTTGCATCACGTCCCGAAGGTGCCCCATCCAAAGAAAACTTCCAATTCATTAATGCACCGCTTCCTGAGCCGGAGGCAGGACAAGTTCTGGTACGTACACTATATTTGTCTGTAGACCCGTATATGCGGGGCCGGATGAAAGATACAAAATCCTATGCTCCCCCCTATGCTTTGAACGAAGTGATCAAGGGTGGGACGATTGGGCAGGTTGTAGAGTCTTCCGAACCGAATCTGCGCAAAGGTGACCTGGTATCAGGAATGTGGGGCTGGCAGCAGTACGCGGCAGTAAATACAGCAGATATTACCCTGATTGATACAGAAGAGGCACCGCTCACAGCGTATCTGGGTGTGCTCGGTCTGACAGGTCTGACCGCTTATTTTGGAATGGATGATATTGGTAAACCGAAGGACGGCGAGACGGTTGTTGTATCTGGTGCAGCCGGAGCGGTGGGCATGATCGCAGGTCAGATCGGCAAAATTGTAGGTGCACGTGTGGTCGGAATCGCTGGTTCTGACGAAAAATGTACTTACCTGAAAGAAAAACTGGGATTCGACGTTGTGTTGAATTACAAACATGAGCAGGATATGTCAGCTGCCATAGAACGGGCTTGTCCGAATGGTGTAGACGTTTATTTCGACAACGTTGGCGGTGACATCTCTGATGCCGTACTGCGTCATATCAACCGAAATGCGCGGATTCCGCTCTGTGGGCAGATCTCGTCCTATAATCTGGAGAAGCCGGACATTGGTTTGCGTCCACAGACGCTGCTGCTAACCAATACAGCGTTAATGAAAGGTTTTTTGCTGGGTGATTATGCCAAATCCTTCAAAGAGGGCCGTGCCAAATTGGCAAAATGGATGAAGGAAGGTCATATACAATACGAAGAGAACATCGTGGATGGTTTTGAACGGACGCCAGAAGCATTTATGGGCCTCTTCTCCGGAGATAACCTGGGCAAACAACTTGTAAAAGTGGCAGACCCTGAGTAA
- a CDS encoding mersacidin family lantibiotic, with product MNREHALRFLETQSPVGETLVELSQEELMRVHGGADVQPETTPLCGFLVGVGIGVILSVTSC from the coding sequence ATGAATCGTGAACATGCACTTCGTTTTCTTGAAACGCAAAGTCCAGTGGGAGAGACTCTGGTAGAGCTGAGTCAGGAAGAATTGATGCGAGTACACGGCGGCGCCGATGTACAACCGGAAACTACCCCATTATGCGGATTCCTCGTAGGTGTGGGAATCGGAGTTATTCTCTCGGTAACAAGTTGTTAA
- a CDS encoding serine/threonine protein kinase yields the protein MELRRSWQRLLGLWADRPRRKGTLIAGRYTIHELLGMGSYGLTYLCTDAQTGRDVALKESKPSKGKLAARLLAREADVMNRMDHPAIPDLLDSFTYRGRRYIVIEYIRGQTLEECIFEQGQTYTQRECLELVSQLLTPIAHVHEQGFIHGDVRIPNVILRNGQVHLIDFGLARRMGEPLLPELKRRLREMPEPDEERAAPEQDLQDLGHFLLFMLYSAYEPEKGRKPASWQEELELTPELHQMLERLLGLRPYYEAGAAELQAEIEIIRLKMR from the coding sequence GTGGAGCTGCGACGAAGCTGGCAAAGACTGCTCGGCCTATGGGCAGACCGCCCCCGGCGGAAAGGTACGTTGATCGCCGGGCGTTATACGATACATGAATTACTCGGCATGGGGAGCTATGGACTGACATATCTGTGTACCGATGCACAGACCGGTAGGGATGTGGCGTTAAAAGAATCCAAACCCAGCAAGGGCAAACTTGCTGCACGGCTGCTGGCCAGGGAAGCGGATGTGATGAACCGTATGGATCATCCGGCCATTCCGGATTTGCTGGATTCATTCACCTACCGGGGACGCCGTTATATCGTTATTGAATATATTCGGGGGCAGACACTGGAGGAGTGTATATTTGAGCAAGGTCAAACCTATACGCAGCGGGAATGTCTGGAACTCGTAAGCCAGCTGTTGACTCCCATTGCACATGTTCATGAGCAGGGGTTTATTCATGGGGATGTACGTATTCCGAACGTCATTTTGCGTAACGGGCAAGTTCATCTGATTGATTTCGGCCTGGCACGGCGCATGGGGGAGCCGTTGCTGCCTGAGCTGAAACGCCGGCTGCGTGAAATGCCTGAGCCTGATGAGGAACGGGCTGCCCCTGAGCAGGATTTGCAGGATCTCGGTCATTTTCTGTTGTTTATGCTGTATTCGGCTTATGAGCCGGAGAAGGGTCGGAAACCTGCCAGTTGGCAGGAAGAACTTGAGCTCACACCCGAATTGCACCAAATGCTGGAGCGACTTCTGGGGCTGCGTCCTTATTATGAAGCAGGGGCTGCGGAATTACAGGCTGAGATAGAGATTATACGGCTGAAAATGCGGTAA